The following proteins are encoded in a genomic region of Chloroflexota bacterium:
- the alaS gene encoding alanine--tRNA ligase, producing MTPPHTIDEVRKAYLDFFTSKKHLVVPSSPLIPAGDPTLLLTSAGMVQFKDYFEGKRTPPSPRLASVQKCFRTTDIDEVGDTKHLTLFEMLGNFSIGDYFKKESIAWAWEFCAQVLHLPKERLWITVYQDDDEAEALWQAIGVPKERILRYGDKQNFWGPAGEEGPCGPCSELHYDYGEEFGKDATPAEGGERFIEIWNLVFTQFYHHRDGRRTPLPKPNIDTGMGLERTTMVLQDLHAQQRKTGKRIISAYQTDAFDYLIAKASELTGTQYGKDAAVDYAMRVLAEHSRSVTFLIGDGVVPSNEGRGYVLRRILRRAVRYARKAGVTGPFLTKMAEAVIGRMAHQYPELKEQRDFIMSIIEDEEEQFGKTLDEGLVLLGGIVERQKKAGAKVITGADVFKLYDTFGFPPDITQDVAREQGFTADLAGFEKEMEAQRQRGRAAAKFGLGDKTSPETYKAIGAGQTRFTGYDQTKEHTVVLGLIVGGAPAQRAKRGEKVEVILRQTPFYAEGGGQVGDTGDIRSDTGHIVVSSTQSPMQGLTVHLGEVQDGEIAVGDAVWAAVTADRRADVMRNHTGTHLLHAALRKVLGTHVRQAGSLVSPERLRFDFSHTSSISTTALRDIERMVNDKILANLPVAHKTMAYKEAIENGALAFFGDKYGDQVRTCRIGGDGDVFSFELCGGTHVSATGEIGLLHIENEGSIAAGTRRVEAVTGRNTDTALIERHALLEALAQHLKSSPAELSSRVSGLLEELDRERKRAVSMERELARRQAESLIAQAQTVDGVTLLTAQVSASSAESLREMGDWLKSKLGSGIVTLGALVNDKPAFVAFVTPDLTAKGHHAGNIIREVAKVAGGGGGGRPEMAQAGGKDKEKLAEALALVAKLVKKG from the coding sequence CTGCTCCTCACCAGCGCCGGCATGGTGCAGTTCAAGGACTACTTTGAGGGGAAGCGCACGCCGCCCAGCCCGCGCCTGGCCTCCGTCCAGAAGTGCTTCCGCACCACGGATATAGACGAAGTGGGCGATACGAAACACCTGACGCTCTTTGAGATGCTGGGCAATTTCAGCATCGGCGATTACTTCAAGAAGGAGTCCATCGCCTGGGCGTGGGAGTTCTGCGCCCAGGTGCTGCACCTGCCCAAGGAGCGCCTGTGGATCACCGTCTATCAGGATGACGATGAGGCGGAGGCGCTGTGGCAGGCCATCGGCGTGCCGAAGGAGCGCATCCTCCGCTACGGCGATAAGCAGAACTTCTGGGGCCCGGCGGGCGAAGAAGGCCCCTGCGGCCCCTGCAGCGAACTGCACTACGACTACGGCGAAGAGTTCGGCAAGGATGCCACGCCTGCGGAGGGCGGCGAGCGATTTATCGAGATATGGAACCTGGTTTTTACCCAGTTCTACCACCACCGCGATGGTCGTCGCACGCCGCTCCCCAAGCCCAACATAGACACCGGCATGGGCCTTGAGCGCACCACCATGGTGCTCCAAGACCTCCACGCCCAGCAGCGCAAGACGGGCAAGCGTATCATCTCCGCCTACCAGACGGACGCCTTCGACTACCTCATCGCCAAGGCGAGCGAGCTCACCGGGACGCAGTATGGCAAGGACGCGGCCGTTGACTACGCCATGCGCGTCCTGGCCGAGCACTCGCGGAGCGTCACCTTTCTTATCGGCGACGGCGTCGTCCCCTCCAACGAGGGGCGCGGCTACGTCCTGCGCCGCATCCTCCGCCGTGCGGTGCGCTACGCCCGCAAGGCCGGCGTGACGGGCCCCTTCCTTACCAAGATGGCCGAGGCTGTGATCGGCAGGATGGCTCACCAGTACCCGGAACTGAAAGAGCAGCGCGACTTCATCATGTCCATCATTGAAGACGAGGAGGAGCAGTTTGGGAAGACGCTGGATGAGGGGCTTGTCCTTCTTGGCGGTATCGTCGAACGGCAGAAGAAGGCTGGCGCGAAGGTCATCACCGGCGCCGATGTCTTTAAGCTCTATGACACCTTCGGCTTCCCGCCGGACATCACCCAAGATGTCGCCCGCGAGCAGGGCTTCACTGCTGACCTCGCAGGCTTTGAGAAGGAGATGGAGGCCCAGCGCCAGCGCGGACGCGCCGCCGCTAAGTTCGGCCTTGGCGATAAGACGTCGCCGGAGACCTATAAGGCCATCGGCGCAGGCCAGACGCGCTTCACCGGCTATGACCAGACCAAGGAGCACACCGTCGTCCTTGGGCTCATCGTTGGCGGCGCGCCCGCCCAGCGCGCCAAGCGCGGTGAAAAGGTGGAGGTCATCCTCCGCCAGACGCCCTTCTACGCCGAAGGCGGCGGCCAGGTGGGCGATACCGGCGATATCCGCAGCGATACCGGTCATATAGTCGTCAGCAGCACGCAGTCGCCCATGCAGGGGCTCACCGTCCACCTGGGCGAAGTGCAGGATGGCGAGATCGCCGTGGGCGATGCCGTCTGGGCCGCCGTCACCGCCGATCGCCGCGCCGACGTGATGCGCAACCACACCGGCACGCACCTCCTGCATGCCGCCCTGCGCAAAGTTCTGGGTACCCATGTGCGCCAGGCCGGGTCCCTTGTCTCACCCGAGCGCCTGCGCTTCGATTTCTCCCACACCTCATCCATCAGCACCACAGCCCTGCGGGATATCGAGCGGATGGTGAACGATAAGATACTGGCCAACCTGCCCGTGGCCCATAAGACCATGGCCTACAAAGAGGCCATCGAAAACGGCGCGCTGGCCTTCTTCGGCGATAAGTACGGCGACCAGGTGCGCACCTGCCGCATCGGCGGCGATGGCGATGTCTTCAGCTTCGAGCTGTGCGGCGGCACCCATGTCAGCGCCACCGGCGAGATCGGCCTTCTGCACATCGAAAACGAAGGGAGCATCGCCGCAGGGACGCGGCGCGTGGAAGCTGTCACCGGCCGCAATACGGATACCGCGCTCATCGAGCGGCACGCCCTCTTAGAGGCCTTGGCCCAGCACTTGAAGTCGTCCCCCGCCGAGCTCTCATCCCGGGTCAGCGGTCTGCTGGAAGAGCTCGACCGTGAGCGCAAGCGCGCCGTCTCCATGGAACGCGAGCTAGCCCGCCGCCAGGCGGAATCCCTCATCGCCCAGGCGCAGACTGTCGATGGCGTGACCCTGCTCACGGCCCAGGTCTCAGCCTCCAGCGCCGAATCGCTGCGCGAGATGGGCGATTGGCTCAAGAGCAAGCTCGGCAGCGGCATCGTGACCCTCGGCGCCCTCGTGAACGATAAGCCGGCCTTCGTCGCCTTCGTCACGCCGGACCTGACGGCTAAGGGCCACCACGCAGGCAACATCATCCGCGAAGTGGCCAAGGTGGCGGGCGGCGGCGGCGGCGGCCGCCCGGAGATGGCGCAGGCAGGCGGCAAAGACAAGGAAAAGCTCGCCGAGGCACTGGCGCTGGTGGCGAAGCTGGTGAAGAAGGGGTAG
- a CDS encoding DUF2889 domain-containing protein codes for MWDRWRPRRWSWCRHLGPGCAYGDYSPGCVDAFSQASLYWTVGPAAANAPDPEDDAVARKLIHTRTITVKVYDEGDGTLSLEGRLDDEQDPNESGYFAQVRKKGGYLKPGTIHGMSVAYRVDAKTSEIVKSNGEFDVRPHTGCGKVLEWLPKMEGVKITTGYTQAQRDRFGGPLGCAHMNTLMQVMANTKNASGAYYIPKDPDSAKAMVKRRLSEGYVNPAINSCHMWTPDGPIMSALKQGRTSMDHDI; via the coding sequence CTGTGGGATCGCTGGCGGCCACGCCGATGGTCTTGGTGCCGACATCTAGGGCCAGGATGCGCATACGGAGATTATAGCCCTGGTTGCGTTGACGCTTTTTCGCAGGCGTCCCTATACTGGACTGTTGGGCCGGCAGCGGCAAACGCGCCGGACCCGGAGGACGATGCTGTGGCACGCAAACTGATCCACACCCGCACGATCACCGTGAAGGTCTATGACGAGGGCGATGGAACGCTCTCGCTGGAAGGCCGCCTGGACGATGAGCAAGACCCCAACGAATCGGGGTACTTTGCCCAGGTGCGCAAGAAGGGCGGTTACCTGAAGCCCGGCACGATCCACGGGATGTCCGTGGCCTATCGCGTGGACGCTAAGACTTCGGAAATCGTCAAGTCCAACGGCGAGTTCGACGTGCGTCCCCACACCGGCTGCGGCAAGGTGCTGGAATGGCTGCCCAAGATGGAGGGCGTGAAGATCACCACCGGCTACACCCAGGCGCAGCGGGACCGCTTCGGCGGGCCGCTAGGCTGCGCGCACATGAACACGCTGATGCAGGTGATGGCGAACACGAAGAACGCCTCCGGGGCCTACTACATCCCCAAGGACCCGGATTCGGCCAAGGCGATGGTGAAGCGGCGCCTGTCCGAAGGCTACGTGAACCCGGCCATCAACTCATGCCACATGTGGACGCCGGACGGCCCCATCATGAGCGCCCTGAAGCAGGGCCGCACTTCGATGGACCACGATATTTAG
- the ruvX gene encoding Holliday junction resolvase RuvX, with amino-acid sequence MRILALDVGTKTIGVAASDPTGSLATPITVIRRARAKEDIRQVIDLAKRYEAERIVIGLPISMSGAPSEQTRLVEAFVRELRVATPLPIETFDERLTTVEAERRMREAGLSARKRRANIDAMAAMVLLQGYLDAGGVARSPAPPPEPIQPARGRRRPTSQR; translated from the coding sequence ATGCGCATCCTGGCCCTAGATGTCGGCACCAAGACCATCGGCGTGGCCGCCAGCGATCCCACAGGCTCCCTCGCCACTCCCATCACAGTCATCCGCCGCGCCCGGGCGAAGGAGGACATCCGGCAGGTCATTGACTTGGCGAAGCGCTATGAGGCCGAGCGCATTGTGATCGGCTTGCCGATCTCCATGAGCGGTGCACCTAGCGAGCAGACCAGACTCGTGGAGGCCTTTGTCAGAGAGCTGCGCGTGGCAACGCCGCTTCCCATAGAGACCTTTGATGAGCGGCTGACCACCGTGGAGGCGGAGCGGCGCATGCGCGAAGCGGGCCTCTCAGCCCGGAAGCGCCGCGCTAACATAGACGCCATGGCGGCGATGGTGCTGCTGCAGGGCTATCTGGACGCAGGAGGCGTAGCACGCAGTCCGGCCCCGCCCCCGGAGCCGATTCAGCCTGCTCGCGGGCGCCGACGACCTACCTCGCAAAGGTAG